A single Desulfofalx alkaliphila DSM 12257 DNA region contains:
- a CDS encoding replication protein → MAKGDQKILKADTDDGFTKIANLLLEALAMCKINGTQKSMCLFLLRRTYGWGKSEDAISLSDFATACGTSNPYISRQIKDLLQKNIIKRVSYEPGKTPVYAFNTKIDEWDSNCIDLQKLIDNVNEGIYNCEGVAQKDKGYPIGQGLSKEIRQGLHNRITPPLSDCARVNQPQTLDTTGLDPPLNKVLKKYKEINNNNNNAREENMYSVFAKELGRPLSPMEVERIKQWSTQLSDELIIEALRRSVLMGKVNFRYIDAILLNWTKNNLRTIRDVRERDKQFKQKKSKTVYESPGDKSRSKPEGFDFDALLMS, encoded by the coding sequence TTGGCTAAGGGTGACCAGAAAATATTAAAGGCAGATACAGATGATGGTTTTACGAAAATTGCAAACTTACTCCTGGAGGCCCTGGCTATGTGCAAAATCAACGGCACCCAGAAAAGCATGTGCCTGTTCTTGTTGCGTCGCACCTATGGCTGGGGCAAGTCCGAGGATGCAATATCTCTTAGTGATTTTGCCACAGCTTGCGGTACCAGTAACCCCTATATATCAAGACAAATAAAAGACTTGTTGCAAAAAAACATCATCAAGCGGGTTAGTTATGAGCCTGGTAAAACTCCGGTATATGCCTTCAACACGAAAATAGACGAGTGGGATAGCAATTGTATTGACTTGCAAAAGCTAATTGACAACGTAAACGAGGGTATATACAACTGTGAAGGGGTTGCACAAAAGGATAAGGGTTATCCAATCGGACAAGGGTTATCCAAAGAGATAAGGCAAGGGTTACACAATCGGATAACCCCACCCTTATCCGATTGTGCAAGGGTTAACCAGCCTCAAACCCTTGATACTACTGGCCTTGACCCACCCCTAAATAAAGTATTAAAGAAATATAAAGAAATAAATAATAATAATAATAACGCGCGCGAAGAAAATATGTATTCTGTTTTTGCAAAAGAACTTGGTCGCCCATTATCACCGATGGAGGTTGAGCGAATAAAGCAGTGGTCTACCCAATTATCTGACGAGTTGATTATCGAGGCTCTAAGGCGTTCTGTCTTAATGGGCAAAGTTAATTTTAGATACATTGATGCCATTTTATTAAACTGGACTAAAAACAATTTACGCACTATTCGAGATGTTCGGGAGCGGGACAAGCAATTTAAACAAAAAAAGAGTAAAACAGTATATGAATCGCCCGGAGATAAGTCAAGGAGTAAACCAGAAGGATTTGATTTTGATGCGCTGTTAATGAGTTAG
- a CDS encoding DUF370 domain-containing protein, producing the protein MVSNFIHIGHGNVANMDRIIAIAAPKSAPVRRMIHNARDIGLLVDCTNGRATRSALVTDSGHVILSALHPETLQERMKK; encoded by the coding sequence ATGGTGAGCAATTTTATCCACATTGGCCACGGAAATGTAGCGAACATGGACAGGATTATCGCTATAGCAGCACCTAAATCTGCTCCGGTTAGGCGCATGATACACAATGCCCGCGATATCGGGCTACTTGTAGATTGCACGAACGGCAGAGCAACGCGATCGGCATTGGTAACCGATAGTGGGCACGTAATCTTATCTGCGCTGCATCCAGAAACACTACAGGAGAGGATGAAAAAGTGA